Proteins from one Escherichia coli genomic window:
- the apt gene encoding adenine phosphoribosyltransferase, translated as MTATAQQLEYLKNSIKSIQDYPKPGILFRDVTSLLEDPKAYALSIDLLVERYKNAGITKVVGTEARGFLFGAPVALGLGVGFVPVRKPGKLPRETISETYDLEYGTDQLEIHVDAIKPGDKVLVVDDLLATGGTIEATVKLIRRLGGEVADAAFIINLFDLGGEQRLEKQGITSYSLVPFPGH; from the coding sequence ATGACCGCGACTGCACAGCAGCTTGAGTATCTCAAAAATAGCATCAAAAGCATTCAGGACTACCCAAAACCCGGCATTCTTTTCCGTGATGTCACCAGCTTACTGGAAGACCCGAAAGCTTACGCTCTCAGCATCGACTTGCTGGTTGAGCGTTACAAAAATGCGGGCATTACCAAAGTTGTCGGCACCGAAGCGCGTGGCTTCTTGTTTGGCGCTCCGGTAGCTCTGGGTCTGGGCGTTGGCTTTGTACCGGTCCGTAAACCGGGCAAACTGCCGCGTGAAACCATCAGTGAAACTTACGATCTGGAATACGGCACCGATCAGCTGGAAATCCACGTTGATGCCATCAAACCGGGCGATAAAGTTCTGGTGGTGGACGATCTGCTGGCAACCGGCGGCACTATTGAAGCGACGGTTAAACTGATCCGTCGTCTGGGTGGTGAAGTGGCTGACGCTGCGTTCATTATCAACCTGTTCGATCTCGGCGGCGAACAGCGTCTGGAAAAACAGGGCATTACCAGCTACAGCCTTGTCCCGTTCCCGGGCCATTAA
- the ybaN gene encoding DUF454 family protein, whose translation MQRIILIIIGWLAVVLGTLGVVLPVLPTTPFILLAAWCFARSSPRFHAWLLYRSWFGSYLRFWQKHHAMPRGVKPRAILLILLTFAISLWFVQMPWVRIMLLVILACLLFYMWRIPVIDEKQEKH comes from the coding sequence ATGCAACGAATCATTTTAATCATCATTGGCTGGCTGGCGGTAGTGCTGGGTACGCTGGGCGTGGTATTACCGGTATTACCGACGACGCCGTTTATCCTGCTGGCGGCCTGGTGCTTTGCCCGTTCTTCCCCGCGCTTTCACGCCTGGTTGCTGTACCGCTCATGGTTTGGCAGCTATCTACGTTTCTGGCAGAAACATCATGCGATGCCGCGCGGCGTCAAACCGCGGGCGATTTTGCTTATTTTGCTCACGTTTGCCATTTCTCTGTGGTTCGTCCAGATGCCATGGGTGCGCATCATGTTGCTGGTAATTCTCGCCTGTTTGCTTTTTTATATGTGGCGAATTCCGGTGATTGATGAAAAGCAAGAAAAGCACTGA
- the priC gene encoding primosomal replication protein N'', which yields MKTALLLEKLEGQLATLRQRCAPVAQFATLSARFDRHLFQTRATTLQACLDEAGDNLAALRHAVEQQQLPQVAWLAEHLAAQLEAIAREASAWSLREWDSAPPKIARWQRKRIQHQDFERRLREMVAERKARLPRVTDLVEQQTLHREVEAYEARLARCRHALEKIENRLARLTR from the coding sequence GTGAAAACCGCCCTGCTGCTGGAAAAACTGGAAGGACAGCTCGCCACGCTGCGTCAGCGTTGTGCCCCGGTAGCGCAATTTGCCACGCTAAGTGCCCGTTTTGACAGGCACCTTTTTCAGACCCGTGCGACAACACTACAGGCTTGTCTCGATGAGGCGGGCGATAATCTGGCTGCGCTTCGTCATGCGGTTGAGCAGCAACAGCTGCCGCAAGTGGCATGGCTGGCGGAACATCTGGCTGCACAACTGGAAGCCATCGCGCGTGAAGCCTCCGCCTGGTCATTGCGCGAGTGGGACAGTGCGCCACCGAAAATTGCCCGCTGGCAGCGTAAACGTATTCAGCATCAGGATTTTGAGCGGCGACTTCGTGAGATGGTTGCCGAACGTAAAGCCCGCCTGCCGCGGGTGACCGATCTCGTGGAACAGCAAACGCTGCATCGTGAAGTAGAAGCTTATGAAGCGCGCCTGGCACGCTGCCGCCATGCGCTGGAAAAAATCGAAAACAGGTTAGCGCGTTTAACCCGCTAG
- the rsmS gene encoding pleiotropic regulatory protein RsmS, translating into MSLENAPDDVKLAVDLIVLLEENQIPARTVLRALDIVKRDYEKKLTRDDEAEK; encoded by the coding sequence ATGTCACTGGAAAATGCCCCTGACGATGTCAAACTGGCTGTCGATTTGATTGTGCTGCTGGAAGAAAATCAGATCCCAGCGCGCACCGTGCTGCGCGCGCTGGATATTGTAAAACGCGATTATGAAAAGAAATTAACGCGCGATGATGAGGCGGAAAAGTGA